A stretch of Nonomuraea africana DNA encodes these proteins:
- the accB gene encoding acetyl-CoA carboxylase biotin carboxyl carrier protein, with amino-acid sequence MEETSEAGSHALIGELCRRAVELIGADGARGTGVRRVRLQVGDSSVELEWPETVAVGAPAATLPLAAPLGEVAPEADDLHHVCAPTVGTFYRAPEPGAPPFVGVGDTVEKGQQVGIVEAMKLMNPIEADRPGQVVELLVPDGTPVEYGQSLLAIAPLDAP; translated from the coding sequence GTGGAAGAGACGTCCGAAGCCGGCTCGCACGCGCTGATCGGCGAGCTCTGCCGGCGGGCCGTCGAGCTCATCGGCGCCGACGGGGCCAGGGGCACCGGGGTGCGACGGGTGCGGCTGCAGGTGGGCGATTCGAGCGTCGAGCTGGAGTGGCCGGAGACCGTCGCCGTGGGCGCGCCCGCGGCGACCCTTCCTCTCGCGGCGCCGCTCGGAGAGGTCGCGCCCGAGGCCGATGACCTGCACCATGTCTGCGCGCCGACGGTGGGGACGTTCTATCGGGCTCCCGAGCCGGGGGCGCCGCCCTTCGTCGGCGTGGGCGACACGGTGGAGAAGGGACAGCAGGTCGGAATCGTGGAGGCCATGAAGCTGATGAACCCGATCGAGGCCGACCGTCCTGGCCAGGTCGTCGAGCTCCTGGTGCCCGACGGCACGCCGGTCGAGTACGGCCAGTCACTGCTCGCCATCGCCCCCCTCGACG